In Bradyrhizobium sp. 200, the sequence CGCTTGGACCGCAGACGCCGGCGCTACGTGTCCGGCCGAGATCGTCGATGTATCCGCCCGGATCGCTTGCACGCTTTCGCGCCAAAGGAGACACACAATGATGTCCTGGCGAATGACCATGGTACTCGGATCGATCGGAAACATCGAACGTATCCTTGGCAAATTTCGGGAACTGATCGATACAGACGATTCGATCTCACCCGAGCTGCGGGGTGCGCTGCACACTACACTGGATGAGCATCTTCTGTCCGAGAGAGAGCGCCTTCTCAAGATTGTCGGCGAGCAATAGGGCGAGGCTCATCGCGAGCCAAGCAATCTCCGCATGGCGCAAGCGTCCGAAACCAACTACCAGTCCGCAAGTGGGCTATGAGCCACCAATTGCCTCCCGATATGAACGAAACTAAGTCCATCGGCCAGATCGAGTTTCGCCAGGCGATAGGAAATCTGGCGAGCTGCGCCGCCATTGTTGGAGCCGGAACGGCGTTGGGACGCCGCGGGTTAACGGTAACTTCTCTTACCTCGATCTTCATGGAGCTGCCTTGCTTGCTGGTCGGCATTAATGACTGCTCTGAGACTCTCACGATGCGATACTCGCCAGCGGCCGCTTTGGCGTCAGTCTTCTCGGCGGCGATCAGCGGGAGCTCGCACTGAGTTTCGCTTGCTGGGATGGTGCCGGAATGTCCGCCGCTTCGATACAGCGCCGTGAGATCTAGGCGTCCTCGACGTACCAATTCTGCAAAGGCAGTGTGCGTGCTCGAATGCGTCTTGCATCGCCCGCCATAGAATCTTTATCGGCGGCATCGAGTGACGCGATCAGCTTAAGGCAATCCACTCATCAACTTCCGGTGCGAGCTTCGAACGTTACCGCACGGCTCAGTGACGCTTCTCGCATGCGGTCATTAGAAGCGAACTGGGGCTATCTCATCTTCCCGAGCCACAAATATGGAGTAGCATACTCGCCCGGAAAGCGGCGTGCACTTGGCGGAGCCCTCGATTTACAGGTCGCTTAATACCCATAAGCGAACAGCATGATTGCGGCGAGAAGATTCGCCTGAGAGAGACCCGACACCGCGTCAGCTGAACCCCTGACCTTGCCCCCAAGTTTTATCCAGTCCTGAGTTCGCCCCGGCTGTTGGATTTGTCCGGTTGGGCGGTGGTAGCGACGGGAGCTGGCGCGGAGCCCTCGGCATAGCGCAGCGCCAGGTCCCGGCGCGGATGGCAGGTGGAGGCGAACTCGGACGGCGTTCTCCATCCGAGTTGCGAGTGTGGTCGGGCCTTGTTGTAATCGGCCCGCCAGCATCCGAGCGCGACGCGGGCCTGGGCCAGCGACGTGAACAGCGTCTCGTTCAACAATTCATCGCGCAGCCGGCCATTGATGGGGAAGACGGCCCCGCTCCCTCGGCGCCGGCGATATACTGGCGATGGACGAACCCGCTAACAGGAGCAATTCACCAATGGAAGTCGCGACAATTGGGTTGGACATTTCGAAGCACGTCTTTCACATCCATGCAGTTGATGGCCAAGGCCAAGTGGCCGGTCGCCAACGCCTCCGGCGAGGCGAGATCGTGTCGTTCTTCTCCTCGCTCGCACCTTGCCTAGTCGGCATTGAGGCCTGCGCGACTGCTCACCACTGGGCGCGGGAGATTCGGCAGTTGGGACACAATGTGAGATTGATCCCGCCAGCCTATGTTAAACCCTACGTACGAAGAGGAGCCAAGAATGACGCCGCTGACGCGGCCGCGATCTGCGAAGCGGTCACCCGTCCCAATATGCGGTTCGTTCCAATCAAGAGCGTCGAGAACCAGGGCTTCTTGATGCTTCATCGTGCAAGAGGCTTGTTGGTCCGCCAACGAACCATGACAGCCTGCGCCGTTCGGGCTCACTTTGCTGAGTTCGGAATCATTGTCGGGCAAGGCCGGCAACGGATGGATGGTCTGGTGGACTTGTTGGATGACGAGGAACTGACGCTACCGGCCCACGCCCGCATCGCACTAGCCGTCCTTGTGAACCAACTGAAGGAATTGGACCGGCAGGTCGAGGCCATCGAGCGCGAGCTAGCTCAGATCCAGCGAGTAAATCCGATGGCGAAGTTACTGTCCTCGATTCCCGGGATCGGTCCCATAACGGCCACGGCTCTCGCCGCGACCGTGCCGGACGCGATAATGTTCCGCTCCGGGCGGGAGTTCGCGGCTTGGCTTGGCCTGACGCCTAAGCAGACTTCCACCGGCGGGAAGGATCGGCTCGGCCGGATTACGAAACAGGGCGATTCCTATCTCAGGCACTTGCTTGTCATCGGAGCACGTAACGTCGTTCGGTACCCAAAGGCACGCTCCCGGGTTGGAGGCGGCTGGATCGAAGCCCTGCTTGAACGGCGTCGGCCCATGGTCGTCGCCGTCGCCGTTGCCAACAAGTTGGCCCGGATCGTCTGGGCGATGATGACGACCGGGGAGTTCTATCGGCCTAAGCTCGCGGCCTGACTTTCCGCGTATGTTGGCCACCTTATGGTGTGAGGGCAAATGACAGCATGATGGACACCGGCGGAGCTGGGGATCGAGCAAGCCCGAAGAGCTTTAAGCGCAACAAGCGCGACCCGTTGATGAGGCCTCGATCCGCGATCTCCATCAGGGCCAGCGGCCATGGCATCGGTCGCACTAACAGGCCGTATACATGAACGCACCCGACCCGTATCCAAAGTGCTGCTGAAATCCCTTGCATCCGCGGGGCCGTCTATACATGAAGCTTTCGATGAAGGCATTCTGCATGGGCTTGCCTGGCGCGATGTAGTGCCAGGCGACGCGGCTTTGATCGGCCCAGGTCAAGATGGCGTTGCTGGTAAACTCGCTGCCGTTGTCGCTGACCACCATCTTCGGTTTGCCGCGCTCCATCACCAGCCGGTCCAGCTCCCGCGCCAGCCGGCTGCCGGAGAGCGAGGTGTCGGCCACCAGCGCCAGGCTCTCGCGGGTGCAGTCGTCGACCACGGTCAGGACGCGAAAGCGGCGGCCGTCCGTGAGCTGATCCGACACGAAGTCCAGCGACCAGCGCTCGTTCGGCGCCATCGGCACCGTCATCGGCGCCCGGGTTCCGATCGCCCGCTTGCGGCCGCCGCGGCGGCGCACCGCAAGCTTCTCTTCCCGGTAGAGCCGGAACAGTTTCTTGTGGTTGATCAGATAGCCTTCCCGCTGAGCAGGACGTGCAGGCGCCGATAGCCGAAGCGGCGGCGCTCCTGGGCGATCGCCCTCATGCGTTGGCGAAGGCCGGCATCGTCCGCCCGGGTCGTCTGGTATCTCATGGTCATGCGGCAGCAGCCGATGGCTTTACACGCCCGCCGTTCGCTCATCCCGAATGCGTCTCGCAGATGGGCGACAGCTTTCCGCTTCCCCGCGGGCGTCACCATTTCTTTCCCACGAGGTCCTTCAAGGCCGCATTGTCC encodes:
- a CDS encoding IS110 family transposase, which translates into the protein MEVATIGLDISKHVFHIHAVDGQGQVAGRQRLRRGEIVSFFSSLAPCLVGIEACATAHHWAREIRQLGHNVRLIPPAYVKPYVRRGAKNDAADAAAICEAVTRPNMRFVPIKSVENQGFLMLHRARGLLVRQRTMTACAVRAHFAEFGIIVGQGRQRMDGLVDLLDDEELTLPAHARIALAVLVNQLKELDRQVEAIERELAQIQRVNPMAKLLSSIPGIGPITATALAATVPDAIMFRSGREFAAWLGLTPKQTSTGGKDRLGRITKQGDSYLRHLLVIGARNVVRYPKARSRVGGGWIEALLERRRPMVVAVAVANKLARIVWAMMTTGEFYRPKLAA